A window from Pseudomonas sp. Tri1 encodes these proteins:
- a CDS encoding inhibitor of vertebrate lysozyme family protein → MSASFKGLAAALLLGGSAMAMAANDGQMRANELLEADPQYRETWQHVVKKAERLPEWVMNLSGDAEQMNAVEEDGDKYLVGPLCETQATCRSKRLIVAFSFDKDEAYAMLVEVPAGLPADKSPTRHADYRFLGNPDEGMQKLLMEQLKKDPNWY, encoded by the coding sequence ATGAGCGCTTCCTTCAAGGGACTGGCCGCCGCCCTGCTGTTGGGCGGCAGTGCCATGGCAATGGCTGCCAATGATGGACAGATGCGGGCCAATGAATTGCTTGAAGCAGACCCGCAGTACCGCGAAACGTGGCAGCACGTTGTCAAAAAAGCAGAGCGCCTGCCGGAGTGGGTGATGAACCTGTCTGGCGATGCTGAGCAGATGAACGCCGTCGAGGAAGATGGCGACAAGTATCTGGTCGGTCCGCTGTGCGAAACCCAGGCAACGTGCCGCAGCAAACGCCTGATCGTCGCCTTCAGTTTCGATAAGGACGAGGCCTACGCCATGTTGGTCGAGGTCCCCGCCGGGCTACCCGCCGACAAGTCGCCGACCCGTCACGCTGACTACCGTTTCCTCGGAAATCCCGATGAAGGTATGCAGAAACTGTTAATGGAACAACTCAAGAAAGATCCCAACTGGTATTGA
- a CDS encoding DUF1328 domain-containing protein: protein MLSWAITFLIIAIIAAVLGFGGIAGTATGIAKILFVVFLVMFIASFFFGRRGRG, encoded by the coding sequence ATGTTGAGCTGGGCAATTACTTTCCTGATCATTGCCATCATCGCCGCAGTACTGGGTTTTGGTGGTATCGCAGGCACCGCCACGGGCATCGCCAAGATTCTCTTTGTCGTATTCCTGGTGATGTTCATCGCTTCCTTCTTCTTTGGTCGTCGCGGTCGAGGCTGA